The Fusobacterium varium nucleotide sequence GTGAGCCATAGCCACAGTTCCTGCTGCTACTAATAGAGCTCCTACTAAAAGTTTTCTCATTTTTCCCATAATTTTCTCCTCCTTCTTTCAGGGAAATAAAAAAATCCCCTTTGGTGCAGGAGATATAACTTTTAATTACGACATTAAAGTTAATATCTCTTGTCCTCGCAATGATATTACATAATACTTGTTCAAGGCAGGTCTCCTGACTTAGCTTCATTCTTAAAATACCCTTCCCAAAAGCTCAGTGGTTTGTATTTCTCGTCTGCATCACAGTGGCGGGACCGTGTAGGCTTTTACCTCTCTTCCCTTTTAATCTAAAGATTAGAACCTTAAATTCAATTATTCTGTTCAATATGAATATACTATGTTTTTTTTTAATTGTCAAGAGTTATAATAATTTTATTTTTTAACTATAATTTTATTGACAAAGGCAAAATTAAGTAATAGAATTATCGTAACAAAGTGTACCATATAAAATATTTTGAGTTTGACAAATATTAAAAGGGAATTGAGTGAAAATCTCAAACGGTCCGGCCGCTGTAAATCAGCAAATTATTTTCAATGCCATTGGTTTATCTGAGAAGGTGAAAATAGTGCTAGAGCTGTAAGTCAGAAGACCTGCTCAAAATATACTGCTCTATGGACTTCCGAAGAAAGTCATGGTGTTATAGATAAGTTTATCTAACCAGCATCTTTCTGTTATAAGTGCTGGTTTTTTTATTAAAACAAGGAGTTAACAATGATAAAAAAAATAAAAGTTATTTTATTGGTAATATTAAGTCTAATCTTGACTCAAAGTTTAATGGCAAAAGAAAATTTTACAATTGAGCAAAATGATGAAAAATTAGAACTTTCATATTTTCCTAAAAAAATTGTAACTGATTCTGCTATTATCTCAAGATTTTTAGCTGCTCTAGATATTGAATTGGTAGGAGTTCCTAGTTCTACTACTAAAATTCCAGAAAAATATAATGGAGTTCAAAGAATTGGAAGATCTGGAATGCCTGATTTAGAAATAGTAAAATCTTTAAAAACGGATTTAGTAGTTTCTACCCTATATTCTAAACCAGCTTTAAAACCAAAGTATGATAATCTAAATATCCCTAGTTTCTATCTAAAAGTAGATACTTATGATGAATCTATGGAAGCTATTGATATTCTTGGAAAGGCTTTTCATAAAGAGGAAAAGGCAGATGCTATTTTAAAGGATATTAAAAATAGAGAAAATATTTTAAATGAAAAATTAAAAGGTAAAGAACCTAAAAAAATTGCTATTATCTATGGAAATGGTGAAAGTTTCTTTATGACTGGAAAAAACCATTTTTTACAGGGGTTAATGGATAAAATTAACTGTGAAAATATTGTTACTTCTATTGATAATAGTGCATTACTAAAAAAATCTGTTCCTTTTAGTATGGAACAACTTATAAAAGCTAATCCAGATGTAATTTTAAGATTGCCTACAAGTCAAACTAAGAATGGAGAAAGCTTTGAAGAAATTTTTAATGCCAATCCAATATGGAAACTTACAAAAGCATATAAAAATAAAAAAATACTTGATATAGACCCTACTCTTTTTAGAATGAGTGCTGGTGTCAATTCCATAGATGCATTGGAGGAACTATATAGATATGTTTATGAATAATGATAAACAGAGAAAAAAAATATTTCTGATATTATTTACATTTATTTTATTATGGTTTTCTGTAATTTTCTCTGTAAGATTTGGTAGTGTAAATTACTCTACTAGTGAGATTTTTAAAGGAATCTTTGTTAAAAATTATGATGATGAAATATTGAAAGCCATTCTTTGGGATATAAGAATACCTCGGATTTTAATAGCTGTTATGGTAGGTTGCAACCTATCTCTAGCAGGTGTCTTACTTCAGGCAGTAATGAAAAATCCACTTGCTGATCCGGGGCTAACAGGGGTTTCTTCTGGAGCAAGTGTAACTGCTCTAATTGTTATGATACTCTTTCCTAAAACTATATTCTTTATGAATTTTTCAGCTTTCATAGGTGGAGCAATAGCTTGTGCTATTGTGTTTACTCTAGCTTGGAAAAAAGGGTTAAAACCTATTAGAGTTATTCTTTCTGGAGTAGCTATCAACGCTATCTTAGGAAGTATTACTGGACTTATGTTTATTCTATTTAGTGATGAAATTCAAGGGGTTTTATCTTGGTTAAATGGAAGTTTAAATGGTAAAAACTGGAGACATGTTATTGGACTTTTCCCTTATACAATTTTTGGATTAATAGCTTGTCTAACTTTAATTAGAGATGCCAATATTCTTCAATTAGGAGATAACTTTGCTATTAACTTAGGTATTGATATTCCTAAAAAAAGATTAAAACTTTGTGCTTTTGCTTGTTTTCTTACAGGAATATCTGTTGCGAATGTAGGTTTAATAGGCTTTGTTGGATTGATTGTTCCACATATTGCCAGATTAATAATTGGATCTGATCACACATACTTAATACCTTTTGCTGCTACTATGGGAGCTATTGTTTTAGTTATAGCTGATACTCTTTCAAGAACTCTGTTCTCACCAATAGAGATTCCAGCAGGTATAGTTATGGCTGTAATTGGTGTTCCATTCTTCCTATACCTACTTAGAAAGGTAGGTGACTAATATGGAGATTTTAAAAGGGCAAAATATCCAATTAGCTTATGATGAAAAAATAGTAATTGATGAGATTGATTTTTCCATAAACAAAGGGGAAGTAGTTTCGATTATAGGTACTAATGGTTGTGGAAAATCCACACTTCTTAAAGCTATTGCAAGGGTTTTAAACTGTAAAAAAGGTGAAATTTACCTTGAAAATAGTAAAATTCAAGATATAAAGAACAAGGATTTTGCTAAAAAATTAGCTTTTGTTTCTCAAAACAATGAGATTCCAGAGGATATAACAGTTTATGATTTTATTATGTATGGACGTATCCCTCATAAAAAATGGTATGAGATCTATAATGAAGAGGATAGAAACATTGTAGAGTGGGCTATTAAAATTTGTCATCTTGAAAAATTTAGAGAGAGAAAGGTTATGAGCCTTTCTGGTGGAGAGAGACAAAAAGTATGGATATCTATGGTGTTAGCCCAAAAAACAGAGATACTACTTTTAGATGAGCCTACTACATATTTAGATATATGTCACCAATTTGAGATTATGGAATTAGTAAAAATGTTAAATAGAGAATTAGGAATCACTATTATTATGGTGTTGCACGATATCAATCAAGCTGCTCAATATAGTGATAAGATAATTGTTTTGAAAAATGGAAAGAAATTCAAAGAGGGAAAACCTATGGAAATGTTAAATCCACAACTTATCAAAGATGTTTATAGAGTGGATTCAGTTATGGAGATTGAAAACAATATTCCATACTTTAAATTAAAAGGAATTATAAATAATTAATCAGATGCTTATGCATAAAAAGGAAGCAGGTGAAAATCCTGCACAGCCCCCGCTACTGTAAGGTGGACGAAACCTAAATACCACTGGATTTTTTTCTGGGAAGGTTGGAAGTAGAGTGAAACCAAGTCAGGAGACTTATCTGATAATAATATAAAACTATCTTTTGAACTTACTGATAAAGATAACTAGGGGGCTTTTTTAGTTATTTTTATCAGTTTTTATTTTGAAATTTAATACTTAGGAGGAAAAATGTTTAATTATTTTATTGAAGGTGGAAGTATGATGTGGCTACTAGCTATTTTATCAATAGCTGGTTTGGGGACTATTTTAGAAAGAACAGCTTATTTTTTAAGAAATGAACAAGGAATTACAAAGGAGTTTAAAAGTGAAATTGTAGATCTTGTTAGAGAGGGAAAAGAAGACAAAGCTATTGAGCTTTGCAATAAAACAAATAATTCTGTTTCAAGAACTGTAAAAAGTATATTATTAGCATATAAAAACGAAAATGATCTATATGAAAGTAAAGAGAAACTTATGAAAGAAAAAGCTCTAGAGCAAATTGAAAATCTGGAGAGAAGATTATCTATACTTGGAATTGTTTCGTATATCTCACCTATGGCAGGTTTATTAGGAACAGTTCTTGGAATGATAAAATCATTTAAAGCTATTGCTCTTCAAGGAGCTGGAGATCCTAATGTTGTAGCTAACGGAATCTCTGAGGCTCTTATAACTACAGCAGCTGGGCTACTTATTGCAATCCCTGCAATTATTGCTTATAACACATTTAATAGAAAAGTTGATAAAATTATGCTTGAAATAGAAAAAACTTCAACTGCTTTAATTAATATTAAAGATTCAGGAAAGAGGTAAGATTTTATGAGAGAGTTTAGAAGAGGAAAAAATATTATCAATCCTGATATGACTCCTTTAATTGACGTAGTCTTTCAGCTTTTGATATTTTTTATGTTAGTAACAACATTTAGTCAATATACAAAATTTGATATGAATCTTCCAAAATCATCTGTAGAGCAGATTGATAGTTTAGAAGAGGGAGTGGAATTAGTTATTGATAGAGAGGGAAAATTCTTCTTTAAAAATGGAGATAACTCTATTGAAATTCCAGATGACAGATTTGAAATTATGTTAAAAGATCTTATGAATGGACGTCAAGAGCAGACACTTATTGTTAGTGCTGATAAAGACTTAAAATATCAAATTGTCATTGAAACTATGGGTAAATTAAAAAATATAGGTATTGAAAAAATTGAAATAAATAGCATAAAGTAGGTGAGATAATGAAATTTTATATTTTTTCTTTTCTCTGCCACTTGTTATTGCTGTTTATCTTCTATAAAGCTCCTATAAAAGAGATAAAAATGGACAGTAAAAATGTAGTTGTGTATCTAACTGATAAGAAAAATGATATACCAGCTCCTGCCCCTGCTCCAATTCAATCTTTTAATAGAGAGCCTGTACAAGAGATAAAAAAAGTTGAAGAAAAGAAAATTGAAAAAAAAGAGATTAAAAAACCAGAAAAAAAGATAGTTAAAAAGAAAATTAAAAAAGCTGTGCCTAAGCCTATTGAAAAACCTAGAGAGGTAGAAGAAGTTGAAAAGGAAACTTCAGCTAATACTAATACTGCCACTTATAATCCTCTAGCTGGTTTAGTTAAAGATGGAACTGGTACATATATTGGAGATCAAAGAGGTGGACAGGGAATAGGTTATCAGATAAAAAGAGAGGTTGAACCTCAATATCCTATCATGGCAAAAAAGGCTAACTTTACCAAAGAGGTAGTTATTAAAACTAAATTTTTAGTGGGACTTAATGGAAAGGTTGAGGAAGTTATCTTCTTAGACAACTTCACATCATATGGATTTAGGAAAGAGGTTGAAAAAGCTCTTAAACAGTGGGAGTTTGCTCCTATTATATACCAAGGGCACAATATAAAAATGTATTTTTATAAAGATTTTAGATTTAACGTTAAATAATTAAATATTAAATAATTAATAGTTAGTTAAAAACAGTCTTACTGTTTTATATAAAAAATAATGAGGAGTGATACAGATGAAAGTAAATTATGAACCTACACACTCAGTTATACCTACACTACTAATTAATAAAGTTAAAGAAATTGCTAGTAGTTACAATATCCCTTGTAAAGTGGAAGAGGTAGAAATTTTTACTGTGATGGATACAGTAAACCTTTATTTTTTTAAAGATAAAAATGCTGTTTTCAAACTATCCATTGATTGTATCAACAGTGGAGAAGAATATTTAAAAAAATATATTGATGGTATTAATACAGCTTTTGAAAAAACTATAGCAGATTTTGGAGCTATTTCAAAGGTGGATATAGTAAAAGGAACTAACTCTTAATTAAAATTTCTTAGATATAAAAGAACTTCTATTAATATGGGAGTTCTTTTATTTTTAAGTTGAAATAAAAACATTTAATTTGAATTAAAGATATATTATTTTATATAATTACATTTTCTTTCTTTGACTTTCTGTTGTAAAAGTGATAGAATACAACGTAGAAAATAATATATTTAGGTGCTTATAAGAGCTTAATAGAGGAAGAGGAGTGAAAATCTCCCACAGTTAAAACTGCTGTAAGGTGGACGAAATCACAAGAATGTCACTGGGAAACTGGGAAGGCGTGAGAGTAGAGTGAAACCAAGTCAGAAGACTTACCAAATCGTAAAATATAAGATATTTCATATATTTTTTTATTTTGTTTGATTAACAGTAAGTAGAAACTCTATTTGCTGTTTTTTTATTGCTCCTAAATATAAAAAATTTGGAGGGAAAATGTATAAAAAAATTGGAATTTTAGCTTTAATTATTAGTTCAAGTTTATTTGCAGAAGAAACAACAAAAGAAAAAGATTATGGAGTAAGACTTAATGAATCAACTATCACATCAGATAGATATGAAACTCCAGTAATTGAAACTGCTAAAAATATTACTGTTATTTCAAGTGAAGAAATTGAAAAAAGAGGTTATCAAAATGTTGAAGAAGCACTTGTTAGTGTACCTGGTATTATGTTTGATTCTTTTAATGGTTC carries:
- a CDS encoding ABC transporter substrate-binding protein; this translates as MKKIKVILLVILSLILTQSLMAKENFTIEQNDEKLELSYFPKKIVTDSAIISRFLAALDIELVGVPSSTTKIPEKYNGVQRIGRSGMPDLEIVKSLKTDLVVSTLYSKPALKPKYDNLNIPSFYLKVDTYDESMEAIDILGKAFHKEEKADAILKDIKNRENILNEKLKGKEPKKIAIIYGNGESFFMTGKNHFLQGLMDKINCENIVTSIDNSALLKKSVPFSMEQLIKANPDVILRLPTSQTKNGESFEEIFNANPIWKLTKAYKNKKILDIDPTLFRMSAGVNSIDALEELYRYVYE
- a CDS encoding iron ABC transporter permease, producing MFMNNDKQRKKIFLILFTFILLWFSVIFSVRFGSVNYSTSEIFKGIFVKNYDDEILKAILWDIRIPRILIAVMVGCNLSLAGVLLQAVMKNPLADPGLTGVSSGASVTALIVMILFPKTIFFMNFSAFIGGAIACAIVFTLAWKKGLKPIRVILSGVAINAILGSITGLMFILFSDEIQGVLSWLNGSLNGKNWRHVIGLFPYTIFGLIACLTLIRDANILQLGDNFAINLGIDIPKKRLKLCAFACFLTGISVANVGLIGFVGLIVPHIARLIIGSDHTYLIPFAATMGAIVLVIADTLSRTLFSPIEIPAGIVMAVIGVPFFLYLLRKVGD
- a CDS encoding ABC transporter ATP-binding protein, with the translated sequence MEILKGQNIQLAYDEKIVIDEIDFSINKGEVVSIIGTNGCGKSTLLKAIARVLNCKKGEIYLENSKIQDIKNKDFAKKLAFVSQNNEIPEDITVYDFIMYGRIPHKKWYEIYNEEDRNIVEWAIKICHLEKFRERKVMSLSGGERQKVWISMVLAQKTEILLLDEPTTYLDICHQFEIMELVKMLNRELGITIIMVLHDINQAAQYSDKIIVLKNGKKFKEGKPMEMLNPQLIKDVYRVDSVMEIENNIPYFKLKGIINN
- a CDS encoding MotA/TolQ/ExbB proton channel family protein, with amino-acid sequence MFNYFIEGGSMMWLLAILSIAGLGTILERTAYFLRNEQGITKEFKSEIVDLVREGKEDKAIELCNKTNNSVSRTVKSILLAYKNENDLYESKEKLMKEKALEQIENLERRLSILGIVSYISPMAGLLGTVLGMIKSFKAIALQGAGDPNVVANGISEALITTAAGLLIAIPAIIAYNTFNRKVDKIMLEIEKTSTALINIKDSGKR
- a CDS encoding biopolymer transporter ExbD; this translates as MREFRRGKNIINPDMTPLIDVVFQLLIFFMLVTTFSQYTKFDMNLPKSSVEQIDSLEEGVELVIDREGKFFFKNGDNSIEIPDDRFEIMLKDLMNGRQEQTLIVSADKDLKYQIVIETMGKLKNIGIEKIEINSIK
- a CDS encoding energy transducer TonB; translation: MKFYIFSFLCHLLLLFIFYKAPIKEIKMDSKNVVVYLTDKKNDIPAPAPAPIQSFNREPVQEIKKVEEKKIEKKEIKKPEKKIVKKKIKKAVPKPIEKPREVEEVEKETSANTNTATYNPLAGLVKDGTGTYIGDQRGGQGIGYQIKREVEPQYPIMAKKANFTKEVVIKTKFLVGLNGKVEEVIFLDNFTSYGFRKEVEKALKQWEFAPIIYQGHNIKMYFYKDFRFNVK